A window of Pantoea agglomerans contains these coding sequences:
- a CDS encoding histidine phosphatase family protein, with product MTIILMRHGKPDHRVAGRLSAQGLADWCEAYDMALVCDMPPPRSLTIARQASVIVCSPLPRARSSLTRLGLQPSHIDALFSEISVPLIAARRLEMPTLLWLTLLRMLWLCGYAGESESLQRARARAARAADRLIALSEQGTVLLLGHGLMNKMIARELRKRGWQAEKHASSRHWSSAIYHRPFI from the coding sequence GTGACCATTATCCTGATGCGACACGGCAAACCGGATCATCGCGTCGCCGGCCGGCTCAGCGCTCAGGGCCTGGCTGACTGGTGCGAGGCGTATGATATGGCGCTGGTATGCGACATGCCGCCTCCCCGTAGCCTGACCATTGCGCGTCAGGCGTCGGTGATCGTCTGCAGCCCGCTGCCGCGCGCGCGCTCGTCGCTGACCCGTCTTGGCCTGCAGCCGAGCCACATCGATGCGCTGTTCAGCGAAATCTCGGTTCCGCTGATCGCCGCGCGTCGCCTTGAAATGCCGACTCTGCTCTGGCTGACGCTGCTGCGCATGCTGTGGCTGTGCGGCTATGCCGGCGAGAGCGAGTCGCTGCAGCGGGCGCGCGCACGCGCCGCGCGCGCCGCCGATCGGCTGATCGCGCTGTCAGAGCAGGGCACGGTGCTGCTGCTCGGCCACGGCCTGATGAATAAAATGATCGCGCGCGAGCTGCGCAAGCGCGGCTGGCAGGCGGAAAAGCACGCCAGCAGCCGCCACTGGAGTTCCGCGATCTACCACCGCCCTTTTATCTGA
- a CDS encoding YncE family protein: protein MSEPTRGLLAVDKQGNRVLFLNPETFAVERELNAFPPRPHELLMLPAWQKAYVPIYGDGVHGDNPHPGHKVAVIDLVKREISGFIDLSPLRAPHSGQLGRDGKVYLCCENSAAVAVIDPATDRVEKTIPVPSHNAHRLTLSPSGRKLFTENEEDASITVVDLCEAEGRVIDTILLPGPIAGIAASPKHPYLVASAADAPCLYVIDRQSHRVRQRLALPGHQKPCQVVRFSANGERLVAIGDREPVITLFDDLLNPLGDIPVGNQPMDGCFSPDNQQLLIANEGDGTLSAIDLAQNRVIATPRVGTGCEVLSFFDLVR, encoded by the coding sequence ATGTCTGAACCCACTCGCGGGCTGCTGGCGGTTGATAAGCAGGGCAACCGCGTGCTGTTTCTCAATCCCGAGACCTTTGCCGTTGAGCGCGAGCTCAACGCTTTCCCGCCGCGCCCGCATGAACTGCTAATGCTGCCGGCCTGGCAAAAAGCCTACGTGCCGATCTACGGCGACGGCGTACACGGCGACAATCCCCATCCGGGTCACAAGGTGGCGGTAATCGATCTGGTGAAGCGCGAAATCAGCGGCTTTATCGATCTTTCGCCGCTGCGCGCGCCGCACAGCGGCCAGCTGGGGCGCGACGGCAAGGTTTATCTCTGCTGCGAAAACAGCGCGGCGGTGGCCGTTATCGATCCGGCGACCGACCGCGTGGAAAAAACCATTCCTGTTCCATCGCATAACGCCCACCGCCTGACGCTTTCGCCCAGCGGCCGCAAGCTGTTTACTGAAAACGAAGAGGACGCCAGCATCACCGTCGTGGATCTGTGTGAAGCGGAAGGGCGGGTCATCGATACCATTCTGCTGCCAGGCCCCATCGCCGGCATTGCGGCGTCGCCAAAGCATCCCTATCTGGTGGCCAGCGCGGCGGATGCGCCCTGTCTCTACGTTATCGACCGCCAGAGCCACCGGGTGCGCCAGCGGCTGGCGCTGCCGGGGCACCAAAAACCCTGTCAGGTGGTGCGATTCAGCGCCAACGGCGAGCGCCTGGTGGCGATAGGGGATCGGGAGCCCGTCATCACCCTGTTCGACGATCTGCTCAATCCGCTGGGGGATATCCCGGTAGGAAACCAGCCGATGGATGGCTGCTTCAGCCCCGATAATCAGCAGCTGCTAATCGCTAACGAAGGCGACGGCACCCTGAGCGCGATCGATCTGGCGCAAAACCGCGTTATCGCGACGCCGCGCGTTGGCACCGGCTGCGAAGTGCTGAGCTTTTTCGATCTGGTCAGATAA
- a CDS encoding glycosyltransferase family 32 protein: protein MNQHAQRPAHSLWRSWKRVSFSSQMLWQKKKHSALSAPEYDASQEENLVILSAEKAPAAIPKTIWMVWLDDTLPPSLRLNINQLRQDNPDHTLHLVTQSTLAQWLPEMTFISADLTPAHKSEIIRLELLHRFGGIGIDCGTLLFEKLDWVHQVQQDKPMDVIGYYRENSTLNFLSPVIEGWFIAAAPGNAFIREWLKQLAPIKNLGVQNYINELKKRDDYPLIVQKIHHPAQALLSLAQQVAVKEYRRVNLHLRKADANAWFYQQLHAGNSDAFACSVLFRQRPQTPPPVIRLSGDERLHLDFNLRIGLYNRASLLGEMMLAPTQLALSSGVDKARA from the coding sequence ATGAATCAACACGCTCAACGTCCTGCACACTCCCTCTGGCGCAGCTGGAAACGCGTCTCTTTCAGCAGTCAAATGCTGTGGCAGAAAAAAAAGCACAGCGCCCTTTCTGCGCCGGAATATGACGCCAGCCAGGAGGAGAATCTGGTGATCCTCTCCGCGGAAAAAGCGCCTGCGGCGATCCCGAAAACCATCTGGATGGTCTGGCTCGACGACACGCTGCCGCCCTCGCTGCGCCTGAATATCAACCAGCTGCGCCAGGACAATCCCGACCATACGCTGCATCTGGTGACGCAGAGCACCCTGGCGCAGTGGCTGCCGGAGATGACCTTTATCTCCGCCGATCTGACGCCTGCGCATAAAAGCGAAATTATCCGGCTGGAGCTGCTGCACCGCTTTGGCGGCATCGGCATCGACTGCGGCACGCTGTTATTTGAGAAGCTCGACTGGGTACACCAGGTTCAGCAGGATAAGCCGATGGACGTTATTGGCTATTACCGCGAGAACAGCACGCTTAATTTCCTGTCGCCGGTTATCGAAGGCTGGTTTATCGCCGCTGCGCCGGGCAACGCCTTTATTCGCGAATGGCTGAAACAGCTGGCCCCGATTAAAAACCTCGGCGTGCAGAACTATATTAACGAGCTGAAAAAGCGCGACGACTATCCGCTTATCGTGCAGAAAATTCATCACCCGGCGCAGGCGCTGCTGTCGCTGGCGCAGCAGGTGGCGGTAAAAGAGTATCGCCGCGTGAATCTTCACCTGCGCAAAGCGGACGCTAACGCCTGGTTTTATCAGCAGCTGCACGCCGGCAACAGCGACGCGTTCGCCTGTTCGGTGCTGTTTCGTCAGCGGCCGCAAACGCCGCCGCCGGTTATCCGCCTGAGCGGCGACGAGCGGCTGCACCTCGACTTTAATCTGCGCATCGGCCTCTATAACCGCGCCAGCCTGCTGGGCGAGATGATGCTGGCGCCGACGCAGCTGGCGCTGTCGTCAGGCGTCGACAAAGCGCGCGCGTAG
- a CDS encoding LysR family transcriptional regulator, producing MKEIKTDALWIHLHWLLVLAEQGSFTRAAERLEVSKAAMSQKIKELELAAGTALVQRTTRSVRLTAAGEKLVEELRDPFARIEQSFFGVRDAAGPVRGLVRVTAPVAFARQQLVPLVGDFLRAWPHIRLQLDVTDRIVSLSSEGFDLAIRHSSTLPETHVALPLCDTRTLLVASPAYLAAHGEPQTPHQLAQHNCLYYPRGVETPRWTFADAAQERVEVRVQGSFATNNSESIRDAALQGLGIAMLPDFSAREALASGALQQVLPRWRAVEAFAEKLWIVRPYAAQVPRAVTTFTHWLRARFVDA from the coding sequence ATGAAAGAGATAAAAACGGACGCGCTCTGGATCCATCTGCACTGGCTGCTGGTGCTGGCGGAGCAGGGCAGCTTTACCCGCGCGGCAGAGCGGCTTGAGGTGAGCAAAGCGGCGATGAGCCAAAAGATCAAAGAGCTGGAGCTGGCGGCGGGCACGGCGCTGGTGCAGCGCACCACGCGCAGCGTGCGGCTGACGGCGGCAGGCGAAAAGCTGGTGGAGGAGCTGCGCGACCCGTTCGCGCGTATCGAGCAGAGCTTTTTTGGCGTGCGCGACGCCGCCGGGCCGGTGCGCGGCCTGGTGAGAGTGACCGCGCCGGTGGCTTTTGCGCGCCAGCAGCTGGTGCCGCTCGTCGGGGATTTCCTGCGCGCCTGGCCGCATATCCGGCTGCAGCTCGATGTGACCGATCGCATTGTTTCCCTCAGCAGCGAAGGATTTGACCTGGCGATTCGCCACAGCAGCACGCTGCCGGAAACGCACGTCGCGCTGCCGCTGTGCGATACGCGCACGCTGCTGGTGGCCTCGCCCGCTTATCTGGCGGCGCACGGCGAGCCGCAGACGCCGCATCAGCTGGCGCAGCACAACTGCTTATACTATCCGCGCGGCGTGGAAACCCCGCGCTGGACCTTCGCCGACGCGGCGCAGGAGCGGGTAGAGGTGAGGGTGCAGGGCAGTTTCGCCACCAACAACAGCGAGTCGATACGCGATGCGGCGCTACAGGGGCTGGGCATCGCTATGCTGCCGGACTTCAGCGCCCGCGAGGCGCTCGCCTCCGGCGCGCTGCAGCAGGTGCTGCCGCGCTGGCGAGCCGTAGAGGCCTTTGCGGAGAAGCTCTGGATCGTCAGGCCTTACGCCGCGCAGGTGCCGCGCGCGGTCACCACCTTTACGCACTGGCTACGCGCGCGCTTTGTCGACGCCTGA